The following are encoded in a window of Actinomycetota bacterium genomic DNA:
- a CDS encoding methyltransferase domain-containing protein, with protein sequence MTESDHPYDEWYYRTGCGPVEYARAEPWLSFFARVADRIVSDIGPRTVLDVGCAMGMLVEALRDRGVDAFGIDVSEHAHAQIRDDVKEFCRVGSITDGLDRRYDLIVCIETLEHLTSPEAARAVEVIASSTDDLLFSSTSDDFREPTHVNVRTSGHWAEQLGRHGMFRDVRFDASFVAPHAVRFRRTADPIHRIVAEYEDALARLTSEANSLRTALVETRREVEGAAVHNEELRARLEERFVWTLVRRIRSLRRR encoded by the coding sequence TTGACAGAGAGCGACCACCCCTACGACGAGTGGTACTACCGGACGGGCTGCGGGCCCGTCGAGTACGCCCGCGCCGAGCCATGGCTCTCGTTCTTCGCGCGCGTCGCCGACCGCATCGTCTCAGACATCGGCCCGCGTACGGTCCTCGACGTCGGCTGCGCCATGGGGATGCTCGTCGAGGCCCTCCGCGACCGCGGGGTGGACGCCTTCGGGATCGACGTCTCAGAACATGCCCACGCGCAGATTCGAGATGACGTCAAGGAGTTCTGCCGGGTCGGGTCGATAACTGACGGGCTGGACCGCAGGTATGACCTGATCGTCTGCATCGAGACCCTCGAGCACCTGACCTCCCCGGAAGCGGCCCGAGCCGTCGAGGTCATCGCGTCGTCCACCGACGACCTCCTCTTCTCGTCGACGAGCGACGACTTCCGTGAACCGACACATGTGAACGTGCGTACGAGCGGACACTGGGCGGAGCAGCTGGGGCGCCACGGGATGTTCAGGGACGTCCGGTTCGACGCTTCCTTCGTCGCTCCCCATGCGGTCAGGTTCCGCAGGACCGCCGACCCCATCCACCGCATCGTGGCCGAGTACGAGGACGCGCTGGCGCGCCTCACCTCGGAGGCCAACTCGCTGAGAACGGCCCTGGTCGAGACCCGCCGAGAGGTAGAGGGCGCGGCGGTTCACAACGAAGAGCTCCGTGCTCGTCTCGAGGAACGGTTCGTGTGGACCCTGGTCCGTCGCATCCGCAGCCTCCGCCGGAGGTGA
- a CDS encoding glycosyltransferase produces the protein MRARRVRTGVAITRAVVRTVAQRGVRGLVSELALRLEGRLVHGLPLSSPSSLLTLNREYMRRTQARTAVPPLVVSETVPISVVMPVHATPPDLLRRAIRSVQAQSYGRWELCVTDDGTPGDEVRSVLEQHASEDPRVQPVFLPRNQGISAATNEALARAEGAFVAFLDHDDELAPDALARVARAVADEPDVDVLYSDEDKLSERGLNVDPFLKPGWSPHLLRSMNYLTHLNVIRTGLVREVGGCRSRFDGSQDYDLFLRCTERARRVVHLPQVLYHWRKVPTSAAASTGAKPYAYEAARGALEDAMRRRGEEGGVTAELPGLYRTRYTVPPHGSVVLWGQGEADPARTRSLVAPRSGFLVDPAAQYIMFLGPQVATISEGCVEALVEHAQRSGVGVVGGVEVDRRGVAISSGLFVGRGSVRPAFAGWDMRLPLYFGMARAVRDASAVSSSIALVRRDVFEDLARTDERSHALLVADLCLRARGAGLAVVVTPYARALSAAPLRHSWDEADVRRLRARWPDEVAGEDPFLSPSLEITAKGPQLRPDEPARP, from the coding sequence GTGCGTGCTCGACGCGTCCGGACCGGGGTCGCCATCACGCGGGCCGTGGTCCGGACGGTGGCCCAACGCGGGGTCAGGGGACTCGTCTCGGAGCTCGCGCTGCGCCTCGAAGGGCGGCTCGTCCACGGGCTGCCTCTCTCGAGCCCGTCGTCGCTCCTGACCCTCAACCGCGAGTACATGAGGCGGACCCAGGCCCGCACCGCTGTGCCCCCGCTGGTCGTCTCCGAGACGGTCCCCATCAGCGTCGTGATGCCGGTCCACGCCACTCCCCCGGACCTGCTTCGCAGAGCGATCCGCTCGGTCCAGGCCCAGAGCTACGGGCGCTGGGAGCTGTGCGTCACCGATGACGGGACACCCGGCGACGAGGTCAGGAGCGTGCTCGAGCAACACGCCTCCGAGGACCCCAGGGTGCAGCCGGTCTTCCTCCCCCGCAACCAGGGGATCTCGGCCGCGACGAACGAAGCGCTGGCGCGTGCGGAGGGCGCGTTCGTGGCTTTCCTCGACCATGACGACGAACTCGCCCCGGACGCGCTGGCCCGTGTAGCCCGTGCCGTCGCGGACGAGCCGGATGTCGATGTCCTCTACAGCGACGAGGACAAGCTCTCTGAGCGCGGGCTGAACGTGGACCCCTTCCTCAAGCCCGGCTGGTCCCCACACCTCCTAAGGTCGATGAACTACCTCACCCACCTCAACGTCATCCGGACCGGACTCGTCCGCGAGGTCGGGGGGTGTCGCAGCCGGTTCGACGGGAGCCAGGATTACGACCTGTTCCTGCGCTGTACCGAGCGGGCTCGCCGCGTGGTCCACCTCCCGCAAGTGCTCTACCACTGGCGAAAGGTGCCCACCTCCGCGGCGGCTTCGACCGGCGCGAAGCCGTACGCGTACGAGGCGGCCCGGGGGGCTCTCGAGGACGCCATGCGGAGGCGGGGAGAGGAAGGCGGCGTAACCGCGGAGCTCCCCGGTCTGTACCGCACCCGCTACACCGTTCCCCCCCACGGATCGGTGGTGCTCTGGGGGCAAGGGGAGGCGGACCCGGCGCGCACGAGGTCGCTGGTTGCGCCGCGCAGCGGCTTCCTGGTCGACCCGGCCGCGCAGTACATCATGTTCCTTGGTCCACAGGTCGCCACGATCTCGGAGGGGTGTGTCGAGGCACTCGTCGAGCACGCGCAGCGCTCTGGGGTCGGGGTGGTGGGTGGCGTCGAGGTGGATCGGCGCGGGGTCGCGATCTCGTCTGGACTGTTCGTGGGGCGAGGGTCGGTGCGCCCCGCGTTCGCAGGATGGGACATGCGCCTGCCCCTCTACTTCGGGATGGCGCGGGCGGTCCGAGACGCGTCCGCGGTCTCCTCGTCCATAGCGCTCGTGCGCCGTGACGTGTTCGAGGACCTCGCTCGGACCGACGAGAGGTCGCATGCGCTCCTGGTCGCGGATCTCTGCCTCCGGGCCCGCGGAGCCGGGTTGGCCGTAGTGGTGACCCCGTACGCTAGGGCGTTGTCTGCGGCGCCGCTCCGTCACTCATGGGACGAGGCGGACGTGCGCAGACTCAGAGCGAGATGGCCCGACGAGGTCGCAGGGGAGGATCCATTCCTGAGCCCGAGCCTGGAGATCACCGCGAAGGGGCCGCAGCTGCGTCCGGACGAGCCCGCACGCCCTTGA